One Kineococcus radiotolerans SRS30216 = ATCC BAA-149 DNA window includes the following coding sequences:
- a CDS encoding lytic transglycosylase domain-containing protein yields the protein MPPHRLHELTDEQEPTPATTRGQRRAPRRRLARIAAPGVVAVSACVLAGAALTSGPAPQAEAAVPDRILQAAELQRQTTTSAAWFAQSDVRAASDQRLAQERAAAEAAAAAEAARLAAEAARLAEEARAQAAAEATRNAQRDPRSVARIMAADRGWGEEQFSCLDSLWTKESGWDYAADNPTSSAYGIPQSLPGSKMASAGADWETNPVTQITWGLGYIENRYGTPCRAWSHSEANNWY from the coding sequence TTGCCGCCCCACCGTCTCCACGAGCTCACGGACGAGCAGGAACCCACCCCCGCCACCACCCGCGGGCAGCGTCGCGCTCCCCGCCGGCGCCTGGCCCGGATCGCCGCCCCCGGCGTCGTCGCGGTCTCCGCGTGCGTCCTGGCCGGCGCGGCCCTCACCTCCGGCCCCGCCCCGCAGGCCGAGGCCGCGGTGCCCGACCGCATCCTGCAGGCCGCCGAGCTGCAGCGGCAGACCACGACCTCCGCCGCCTGGTTCGCGCAGTCCGACGTCCGCGCCGCCAGCGACCAGCGCCTGGCCCAGGAGCGCGCCGCCGCCGAGGCCGCCGCCGCCGCGGAAGCCGCCCGCCTGGCCGCGGAGGCCGCCCGCCTGGCCGAGGAGGCCCGCGCGCAGGCCGCCGCGGAGGCCACCCGCAACGCGCAGCGCGACCCCCGGTCCGTCGCGCGGATCATGGCCGCCGACCGCGGCTGGGGCGAGGAGCAGTTCTCCTGCCTCGACTCGCTGTGGACCAAGGAGAGCGGCTGGGACTACGCGGCCGACAACCCCACCTCCAGCGCCTACGGCATCCCGCAGTCCCTGCCCGGCAGCAAGATGGCCTCCGCCGGGGCCGACTGGGAGACCAACCCGGTGACCCAGATCACCTGGGGCCTGGGCTACATCGAGAACCGCTACGGCACCCCGTGCCGGGCGTGGTCGCACTCCGAGGCCAACAACTGGTACTGA
- a CDS encoding PhoH family protein, giving the protein MPPDPDRQTFVLDTSVLLSDPGALTRFAEHDVVLPLVVVSELEGKRHHPELGYFARESLRRLDDLRVEFGRLDAPVPVGEQGGTLRVELNHSDVSTLPSALRNGPLATAGDTRILAVARNLADEGHRVTVVSKDVPLRVKASAVGLTADEYRAELAPDSGWTGVTELTATAEDVATLYDAGALDTAEVRQLPVNTGVVLSSPRGHALGRVGADKQLRLVKGDREAFGVRGRSAEQRIALDALLDPTVSIVSLGGRAGTGKSALALAAGLEAVMERREHRKVVVFRPLYAVGGQELGYLPGSEAEKMGPWGQAVFDTLEALVSPHVLEEVVDRGMLEVLPLTHIRGRSLHDSYVVVDEAQSLERNVLLTVLSRIGQGSKVVLTHDVAQRDNLRVGRHDGVAAVVEALKGHPLFAHVTLTRSERSPVAALVTELLSDFGA; this is encoded by the coding sequence GTGCCCCCCGACCCCGACCGTCAGACCTTCGTCCTGGACACCTCCGTCCTGCTCTCCGACCCCGGGGCGCTGACGCGCTTCGCCGAGCACGACGTCGTCCTGCCGCTGGTCGTCGTCAGCGAGCTGGAGGGCAAGCGGCACCACCCCGAGCTGGGCTACTTCGCCCGGGAGTCGCTGCGCCGTCTGGACGACCTGCGGGTGGAGTTCGGCCGCCTCGACGCGCCGGTGCCCGTCGGGGAGCAGGGCGGCACCCTGCGGGTGGAGCTGAACCACTCCGACGTCTCGACCCTGCCCTCGGCGCTGCGCAACGGCCCGCTCGCCACCGCCGGGGACACCCGCATCCTGGCCGTGGCCCGCAACCTGGCCGACGAGGGCCACCGGGTCACGGTGGTCTCCAAGGACGTGCCGCTGCGCGTGAAGGCCTCCGCCGTCGGCCTCACCGCCGACGAGTACCGCGCCGAGCTCGCCCCCGACTCCGGCTGGACGGGCGTCACGGAGCTGACCGCCACCGCCGAGGACGTGGCGACGCTGTACGACGCCGGGGCGCTCGACACCGCCGAGGTCCGCCAGCTCCCCGTGAACACCGGGGTCGTGCTCTCCTCCCCGCGCGGGCACGCGCTGGGCCGGGTCGGCGCCGACAAGCAGCTGCGCCTGGTCAAGGGCGACCGCGAGGCGTTCGGGGTCCGGGGCCGGTCCGCGGAGCAGCGGATCGCCCTGGACGCCCTGCTCGACCCGACCGTCAGCATCGTCTCCCTCGGGGGGCGGGCGGGGACGGGAAAGTCGGCGCTGGCGCTGGCGGCCGGTCTGGAGGCCGTCATGGAGCGCCGCGAGCACCGCAAGGTCGTGGTCTTCCGGCCGCTGTACGCCGTCGGCGGCCAGGAGCTGGGGTACCTGCCCGGCAGCGAGGCCGAGAAGATGGGCCCCTGGGGCCAGGCGGTGTTCGACACCCTGGAGGCGCTGGTCTCCCCGCACGTCCTCGAGGAGGTCGTGGACCGGGGGATGCTCGAGGTCCTGCCGCTGACCCACATCCGCGGGCGCTCGCTGCACGACTCCTACGTCGTCGTCGACGAGGCGCAGTCGCTGGAGCGCAACGTCCTGCTGACGGTGCTCTCGCGCATCGGGCAGGGCTCGAAGGTGGTGCTGACCCACGACGTGGCGCAGCGGGACAACCTGCGGGTCGGCCGCCACGACGGGGTCGCGGCCGTCGTCGAGGCGCTCAAGGGCCACCCGCTGTTCGCCCACGTCACCCTGACGCGCTCGGAGCGCTCGCCGGTGGCGGCCCTGGTGACGGAGCTGCTCTCGGACTTCGGGGCCTGA
- a CDS encoding isoprenyl transferase, whose product MGLRDLLYSAYGRRLERSLDSDALPRHVGIILDGNRRWAKAFGAPSSHGHRAGADKVVEVMEWCADEGIEVVTLYLLSTDNLSRPAEELEPLIEIVEDAVARVAARRRWKVHPVGSLELLPDASAARLRELAEATAGITSGVVNVAIGYGGRQEIAAAVRSLLLEHAERGTTLEELAEVLDVEHIAAHLYTKGQPDPDLVIRTSGEQRLSGFLLWQSAHSEFFFTEVLWPDFRKVDFLRALRAYAARERRFGA is encoded by the coding sequence ATGGGCCTCCGCGATCTCCTCTACAGCGCGTACGGGCGGCGGCTGGAACGCTCGCTCGACTCCGACGCGCTGCCCCGCCACGTGGGGATCATCCTCGACGGGAACCGCCGCTGGGCCAAGGCCTTCGGCGCCCCCAGCTCCCACGGGCACCGGGCCGGGGCCGACAAGGTCGTCGAGGTCATGGAGTGGTGCGCCGACGAGGGCATCGAGGTCGTCACGCTCTACCTGCTCTCCACCGACAACCTCAGCCGGCCCGCCGAGGAGCTCGAACCCCTCATCGAGATCGTCGAGGACGCCGTGGCCCGGGTCGCCGCGCGGCGGCGGTGGAAGGTCCACCCGGTCGGCTCGCTGGAGCTGCTGCCCGACGCCAGCGCCGCGCGGCTGCGCGAGCTCGCCGAGGCCACCGCGGGCATCACCTCCGGCGTCGTCAACGTCGCCATCGGCTACGGCGGCCGGCAGGAGATCGCCGCCGCCGTCCGCTCGCTGCTGCTCGAGCACGCCGAGCGGGGGACCACGCTGGAGGAGCTCGCCGAGGTCCTCGACGTCGAGCACATCGCCGCGCACCTCTACACCAAGGGCCAGCCCGACCCCGACCTCGTCATCCGCACCTCCGGGGAGCAGCGGCTGTCGGGGTTCCTGCTCTGGCAGAGCGCCCACTCGGAGTTCTTCTTCACCGAGGTCCTCTGGCCGGACTTCCGCAAGGTCGACTTCCTCCGCGCGCTGCGCGCCTACGCCGCGCGGGAACGGCGCTTCGGCGCCTGA
- a CDS encoding extracellular solute-binding protein: protein MATTTSRRSLLTLALAAPLAGTVLAGCGGDSGPGAAAGGDGATIWILTGQPVEGIRTDAIEAFNEANPDSALTVSSFQNDAFKAKIKTAIGAGEAPTIIWTWGGGGLRNYVENGQVEDLTSFFEETPAIKEQIFETAFGAATVDGKVYAVPCEDVSPIVLFYNKRVFEKVGAQPPTTWGEVMELVPVFNAAGIAPFSLGGQSRWTNMMWLEFLYDRIGGPEVFQAVFDGQPDAWSNPASIEALTQLQDLVRADGFVKGFASITADSNADQALLYTDKAAMMVHGTWTYGSMKSDGGDFVTGGHLGWMNFPPVEGGAGDPSNTVGNPSAYYALSSKATEEQKTAAKKYFAEGLNTDETTKAWISVGSVPIIKGSDSQFSSSEDAEWLQFVYDIASGAATFTQSWDQALSPTAAEALLDNIEKLFGLSITPQQFADAMNAVIGS from the coding sequence ATGGCCACCACCACCTCGCGTCGATCCCTGCTGACCCTGGCCCTGGCGGCTCCCCTGGCGGGGACGGTGCTCGCCGGCTGCGGCGGCGACAGCGGCCCGGGGGCCGCGGCCGGGGGGGACGGGGCGACCATCTGGATCCTCACGGGCCAGCCCGTCGAGGGCATCCGCACGGACGCCATCGAGGCCTTCAACGAGGCCAACCCGGACAGCGCGCTGACCGTCTCGTCGTTCCAGAACGACGCGTTCAAGGCCAAGATCAAGACGGCCATCGGCGCCGGCGAGGCGCCGACGATCATCTGGACCTGGGGCGGCGGCGGTCTGCGCAACTACGTCGAGAACGGCCAGGTCGAGGACCTCACCTCGTTCTTCGAGGAGACGCCGGCGATCAAGGAGCAGATCTTCGAGACCGCCTTCGGCGCCGCCACCGTCGACGGCAAGGTCTACGCCGTGCCGTGCGAGGACGTCTCGCCGATCGTCCTCTTCTACAACAAGCGGGTCTTCGAGAAGGTCGGCGCGCAGCCCCCCACCACCTGGGGGGAGGTCATGGAGCTGGTGCCGGTGTTCAACGCCGCGGGCATCGCCCCGTTCTCCCTGGGCGGGCAGTCCCGGTGGACGAACATGATGTGGCTGGAGTTCCTCTACGACCGCATCGGCGGCCCGGAGGTCTTCCAGGCCGTCTTCGACGGCCAGCCGGACGCCTGGTCGAACCCGGCCTCCATCGAGGCGCTGACCCAGCTGCAGGACCTCGTGCGCGCCGACGGGTTCGTCAAGGGCTTCGCCTCCATCACCGCGGACTCCAACGCCGACCAGGCGCTGCTGTACACCGACAAGGCCGCGATGATGGTCCACGGCACCTGGACCTACGGCAGCATGAAGTCCGACGGCGGCGACTTCGTCACCGGCGGGCACCTGGGCTGGATGAACTTCCCGCCCGTCGAGGGCGGCGCGGGCGACCCGAGCAACACCGTCGGCAACCCCTCGGCCTACTACGCGCTGTCCTCCAAGGCCACCGAGGAGCAGAAGACGGCCGCCAAGAAGTACTTCGCCGAGGGCCTCAACACCGACGAGACGACGAAGGCGTGGATCTCGGTGGGCTCGGTGCCGATCATCAAGGGCTCCGACAGCCAGTTCTCCTCCTCCGAGGACGCCGAGTGGCTGCAGTTCGTCTACGACATCGCCAGCGGTGCGGCCACCTTCACCCAGTCCTGGGACCAGGCGCTGTCGCCCACGGCGGCCGAGGCGCTGCTGGACAACATCGAGAAGCTCTTCGGCCTCTCGATCACGCCGCAGCAGTTCGCCGACGCCATGAACGCGGTCATCGGCTCCTGA
- the trhA gene encoding PAQR family membrane homeostasis protein TrhA: MADVTDDPADLLAAVKPRLRGWLHAGTFPVVLAAGAVLVALAPTTGSRLAALVFVVTAALLFGTSAVYHRGTWSPRWAGVLRRADHSNIFLIIAGTYTPLAVTTLPPDDARSLLTLVWAGAAAGVVFRLFWIGAPRWLYTPVYVALGWVAVGYLGRFADGGGTAVAVLVAVGGAVYSLGAVAYATKRPNPSPRWFGFHEVFHACTVLGFAAHSTAIALATYRLV; encoded by the coding sequence ATGGCCGACGTGACCGACGACCCCGCCGACCTGCTGGCCGCGGTGAAGCCGCGGCTGCGGGGGTGGCTGCACGCCGGGACGTTCCCGGTGGTCCTGGCCGCCGGGGCCGTGCTGGTGGCCCTGGCCCCCACGACCGGGTCGCGGCTGGCCGCGCTGGTCTTCGTCGTCACCGCGGCCCTGCTGTTCGGCACCAGCGCCGTCTACCACCGCGGGACCTGGTCGCCGCGGTGGGCGGGGGTGCTGCGCCGCGCGGACCACAGCAACATCTTCCTCATCATCGCCGGCACCTACACGCCGCTGGCGGTGACGACGCTGCCCCCCGACGACGCCCGGTCCCTGCTGACGCTGGTCTGGGCGGGCGCCGCGGCGGGGGTGGTCTTCCGGCTGTTCTGGATCGGGGCCCCGCGCTGGCTCTACACCCCCGTCTACGTCGCCCTCGGCTGGGTGGCGGTGGGCTACCTGGGGAGGTTCGCCGACGGCGGCGGGACGGCCGTCGCGGTGCTCGTGGCGGTCGGCGGAGCGGTGTACTCCCTCGGGGCGGTCGCCTACGCCACCAAGCGCCCGAACCCCAGCCCGCGCTGGTTCGGGTTCCACGAGGTGTTCCACGCCTGCACCGTCCTGGGCTTCGCCGCGCACAGCACGGCGATCGCGCTGGCGACCTACCGCCTGGTCTGA
- a CDS encoding thioredoxin domain-containing protein: MPNRLARSTSPYLLQHADNPVDWQEWGPAAFAEARERDVPVLVSTGYAACHWCHVMAHESFEDARTAAEMNARFVCVKVDREERPDVDAVHMAATTAMTGHGGWPMTTFTTPEGEVFFAGTYFPPRPHPQVPSFRQVLAAVDEAWRERRGEVLASSGRIAAALGAATPATGDVPGAAALAAAVEALAAEEDTVHGGFGGAPKFPPSTVVEFLLRHAARTGSGLAAGLAERTLTAMARSGMADQVGGGFARYAVDAGWVVPHFEKMLYDNALLARAYLHSHRATGSLEHRRVAERTCEFLLADLRTPQGAFAASLDADTPVLDAAGQEHAVEGATYVWTPGDLVEVLGIDDGPWAVELLGVTEAGTFEHGTSTARLTRELTGEEVERWSRVRGRLAAARADRPQPARDDKVVLAWNGLAIAALAEAGAVLGRPDLLLAADGAARFLVEVHRVDGGWRRVSCDGVAGRPAAVLEDLADLAEGLLALHAATGERRWFEVARGLGEEVLDRFADAAGRLVDVADADPALTAARGGAGAPADPSDGATPSGTSAAAGVLLSLGALTGEARFRDAALTALGAVGPVAADAPRFAGWGLAVAEALADGPREVAVVGAAGDAAAAALHRTALAGTAPGLVVVRGTPGEVEPALLAERGLVGGRPAAYVCRGQVCEAPTTSVEALAAAVQTRR, translated from the coding sequence GTGCCCAACCGCCTCGCCCGCTCGACCAGCCCCTACCTGCTCCAGCACGCCGACAACCCCGTCGACTGGCAGGAGTGGGGGCCGGCGGCGTTCGCGGAGGCGCGCGAGCGCGACGTGCCCGTCCTCGTCTCCACCGGCTACGCGGCCTGCCACTGGTGCCACGTCATGGCCCACGAGTCCTTCGAGGACGCGCGGACGGCGGCGGAGATGAACGCCCGGTTCGTCTGCGTGAAGGTCGACCGGGAGGAGCGTCCCGACGTCGACGCGGTGCACATGGCCGCGACGACGGCGATGACCGGCCACGGCGGCTGGCCGATGACGACGTTCACCACCCCCGAGGGGGAGGTGTTCTTCGCCGGCACCTACTTCCCGCCCCGCCCGCACCCGCAGGTCCCCTCCTTCCGGCAGGTGCTCGCCGCGGTCGACGAGGCGTGGCGGGAGCGGCGCGGGGAGGTCCTCGCCTCCAGCGGGCGGATCGCGGCGGCGCTGGGGGCGGCGACCCCCGCGACCGGGGACGTCCCCGGCGCCGCCGCGCTGGCCGCGGCGGTGGAGGCGCTGGCCGCGGAGGAGGACACCGTCCACGGCGGTTTCGGCGGGGCGCCGAAGTTCCCGCCGTCGACGGTCGTGGAGTTCCTGCTGCGCCACGCCGCGCGGACCGGCTCCGGCCTCGCCGCCGGGCTCGCCGAGCGGACCCTGACGGCGATGGCCCGCAGCGGGATGGCCGACCAGGTCGGCGGCGGCTTCGCCCGCTACGCCGTCGACGCCGGCTGGGTCGTCCCGCACTTCGAGAAGATGCTCTACGACAACGCGCTGCTGGCCCGCGCCTACCTGCACTCCCACCGCGCGACGGGGTCGCTCGAGCACCGCCGGGTCGCGGAGCGGACCTGCGAGTTCCTGCTGGCCGACCTGCGCACCCCCCAGGGCGCGTTCGCGGCCTCCCTGGACGCCGACACCCCCGTGCTGGACGCCGCCGGGCAGGAGCACGCCGTCGAGGGCGCCACCTACGTGTGGACGCCCGGGGACCTCGTGGAGGTCCTCGGCATCGACGACGGGCCCTGGGCGGTGGAGCTGCTCGGGGTCACCGAGGCCGGCACCTTCGAGCACGGCACCTCCACGGCCCGCCTCACCCGGGAGCTCACCGGCGAGGAGGTCGAGCGCTGGTCGCGGGTGCGCGGACGGCTCGCCGCGGCGCGCGCGGACCGCCCCCAGCCCGCCCGCGACGACAAGGTCGTGCTGGCCTGGAACGGGCTGGCGATCGCGGCGCTGGCCGAGGCGGGGGCGGTCCTGGGGCGCCCGGACCTGCTGCTGGCCGCCGACGGCGCCGCCCGGTTCCTCGTGGAGGTCCACCGGGTCGACGGCGGCTGGCGGCGGGTGTCGTGCGACGGCGTCGCCGGTCGTCCCGCGGCCGTGCTGGAGGACCTCGCCGACCTCGCCGAGGGGCTGCTGGCCCTGCACGCCGCGACGGGGGAGCGGCGCTGGTTCGAGGTCGCCCGCGGCCTCGGCGAGGAGGTCCTGGACCGCTTCGCCGACGCCGCGGGGCGGCTCGTCGACGTCGCCGACGCGGACCCCGCGCTGACCGCCGCGCGCGGGGGCGCCGGCGCCCCCGCCGACCCCTCCGACGGGGCCACCCCGTCGGGGACCTCGGCGGCCGCGGGGGTCCTGCTCAGCCTCGGCGCGCTCACCGGTGAGGCCCGGTTCCGCGACGCGGCGCTGACGGCCCTGGGCGCCGTCGGGCCCGTCGCCGCCGACGCGCCCCGCTTCGCCGGCTGGGGGCTGGCCGTGGCCGAGGCGCTGGCCGACGGGCCCCGCGAGGTCGCCGTCGTGGGGGCCGCCGGGGACGCCGCCGCCGCGGCGCTGCACCGGACGGCGCTCGCGGGCACCGCCCCCGGGCTGGTCGTGGTGCGCGGGACGCCGGGGGAGGTGGAGCCCGCGCTGCTGGCCGAGCGGGGGCTCGTCGGCGGCCGGCCCGCGGCGTACGTCTGCCGGGGTCAGGTGTGCGAGGCGCCCACGACCTCCGTGGAGGCCCTGGCCGCGGCGGTTCAGACCAGGCGGTAG
- a CDS encoding Gfo/Idh/MocA family protein: MTDPVSTPTRFGVLGTGFWARTCHGAALAAHPDVELVGFHGRDAGRARAAAAEVGGRGFPDLDEFLAAVDAVTIALPPDVQAPLAARAARAGKHLLVEKPLALDLAAADDVVAAAREGGVASVTYLTYLFQPDITAWLERMRSLAAEHGPWEGGVFRWAGTIDAPGNPYAGSRWRRENLGAWDTGPHALSIAHELFGPVERLVAGRGVRDAVTVALEHAGGAGTSLSLTLTAPEGAGGSFATIWGPGGRHDLPRFSGTPQEGFRRAVDRLRTAAATGVADPLDVASARATVAVLAAVEEFLARPDRATAVRAQP, encoded by the coding sequence GTGACCGACCCCGTGAGCACCCCGACCCGCTTCGGCGTCCTCGGCACCGGCTTCTGGGCGCGCACCTGCCACGGCGCGGCGCTCGCCGCCCACCCCGACGTGGAGCTCGTCGGGTTCCACGGGCGGGACGCGGGGCGGGCCCGCGCCGCGGCCGCCGAGGTGGGGGGCCGGGGTTTCCCCGACCTCGACGAGTTCCTCGCCGCGGTGGACGCGGTGACGATCGCCCTGCCCCCGGACGTGCAGGCCCCGCTGGCCGCGCGCGCGGCCCGCGCGGGCAAGCACCTGCTGGTGGAGAAGCCCCTCGCCCTCGACCTCGCCGCCGCCGACGACGTGGTGGCCGCGGCCCGGGAGGGCGGGGTCGCCTCGGTGACGTACCTGACCTACCTGTTCCAGCCCGACATCACCGCCTGGCTGGAGCGGATGCGGTCCCTGGCCGCCGAGCACGGGCCGTGGGAGGGCGGGGTGTTCCGCTGGGCGGGGACCATCGACGCCCCGGGCAACCCCTACGCGGGCTCGCGGTGGCGCCGGGAGAACCTCGGGGCCTGGGACACCGGCCCGCACGCGCTGTCGATCGCGCACGAGCTCTTCGGGCCCGTGGAGCGCCTCGTCGCCGGGCGCGGGGTCCGCGACGCCGTCACGGTGGCGCTGGAGCACGCGGGCGGCGCGGGGACGTCGCTCTCGCTGACCCTCACCGCCCCCGAGGGCGCCGGCGGGTCGTTCGCGACGATCTGGGGACCGGGCGGGCGCCACGACCTGCCGCGGTTCTCGGGCACTCCGCAGGAGGGTTTCCGGCGGGCCGTGGACCGCCTCCGCACGGCCGCGGCGACGGGGGTCGCGGACCCGCTGGACGTCGCCTCGGCCCGCGCGACGGTCGCGGTGCTGGCTGCGGTCGAGGAGTTCCTGGCCCGCCCCGACCGCGCCACCGCGGTGCGCGCTCAGCCCTGA
- the mca gene encoding mycothiol conjugate amidase Mca, with protein sequence MAETLRLMAVHAHPDDESSKGAASMAKYVAEGVEVLVVSCTGGERGDVLNPRLKENASLLRDMGEYRRHEMAEAARILGVQHRWLGYVDSGLPEGDPLPPLPAGCFALTPTEFTVDALVHVVREFRPHVMTTYDESGGYPHPDHIMTHVVSRAAFDDAADPAKFPRAGEPWKTSKLYYHAGFSRERMRTFHEALLAQGKESPFAEWMKRFEEQDANPDAAKRAELEITTRVECGEFFETRDRALLAHATQIDPDGWFFGVPLELQRELWPTEDYHLAISHVPTRTPEDDLFAGLRDGA encoded by the coding sequence GTGGCGGAGACGTTGCGGCTGATGGCCGTGCACGCCCACCCGGACGACGAGTCCAGCAAGGGTGCGGCGTCGATGGCCAAGTACGTCGCCGAAGGCGTCGAGGTGCTGGTCGTCTCGTGCACCGGCGGGGAGCGCGGCGACGTGCTCAACCCGCGGCTGAAGGAGAACGCCTCGTTGCTGCGCGACATGGGCGAGTACCGCCGGCACGAGATGGCCGAGGCCGCGCGCATCCTCGGGGTGCAGCACCGCTGGCTGGGCTACGTGGACTCCGGGCTGCCCGAGGGCGACCCGCTGCCGCCGCTGCCCGCGGGGTGCTTCGCCCTGACCCCGACGGAGTTCACCGTCGACGCGCTGGTCCACGTCGTGCGCGAGTTCCGCCCGCACGTCATGACCACCTACGACGAGTCCGGCGGCTACCCGCACCCGGACCACATCATGACCCACGTGGTCTCGCGCGCCGCCTTCGACGACGCCGCCGACCCCGCGAAGTTCCCCCGCGCCGGGGAGCCCTGGAAGACCTCCAAGCTCTACTACCACGCCGGCTTCTCCCGCGAGCGGATGCGGACCTTCCACGAGGCCCTGCTCGCGCAGGGCAAGGAGTCGCCCTTCGCGGAGTGGATGAAGCGCTTCGAGGAGCAGGACGCGAACCCCGACGCCGCGAAGCGCGCCGAGCTCGAGATCACCACCCGCGTGGAGTGCGGGGAGTTCTTCGAGACCCGCGACCGGGCGCTGCTCGCCCACGCCACCCAGATCGACCCCGACGGCTGGTTCTTCGGGGTCCCGCTGGAGCTGCAGCGCGAGCTGTGGCCGACCGAGGACTACCACCTCGCGATCAGCCACGTCCCGACGCGGACCCCCGAGGACGACCTCTTCGCCGGGCTGCGGGACGGCGCGTGA
- a CDS encoding DUF4307 domain-containing protein has translation MSSRQAPRNVPPDVLAERYGRRPARTGRPWYRRPAPLAAAVLGGALLTAYGVWIAVAQSQGPAFSEISHRIVDDRTAEIRFSVTREPGTAVRCQVHALDDSSSEVGLLQVDVPASAERDVQESVQVRTTSRAVTVGVESCSAVEP, from the coding sequence GTGTCCAGCCGCCAGGCGCCCCGGAACGTCCCGCCCGACGTGCTCGCCGAGCGCTACGGCCGCCGCCCCGCGCGCACCGGCCGGCCCTGGTACCGCCGTCCCGCGCCGCTGGCCGCGGCGGTGCTCGGCGGGGCGCTGCTCACGGCCTACGGGGTGTGGATCGCGGTGGCCCAGTCGCAGGGGCCGGCGTTCTCCGAGATCAGCCACCGGATCGTCGACGACCGCACGGCGGAGATCCGCTTCAGCGTGACCCGCGAGCCGGGCACCGCGGTGCGCTGCCAGGTCCACGCCCTGGACGACTCCTCCTCGGAGGTGGGGCTGCTGCAGGTCGACGTCCCGGCGTCGGCGGAGCGCGACGTGCAGGAGTCCGTGCAGGTCAGGACCACGTCGAGGGCCGTGACCGTGGGCGTGGAGTCCTGCAGCGCGGTGGAGCCCTGA
- the greA gene encoding transcription elongation factor GreA: MSETTTGSVTWLTQDAYDRLKAEYDRLSGEGRSELAKRIEQAREEGDLKENAGYHAAKEEQGKQELRIRQLRHLLETAQVGEAPKSVAGEVTLGAVVTVELAGEEMRFLLGSREMGDGAGLDVYSEKSPLGAAVLGRQPGEDVTYTAPSGRSIPVRIIACEPFTG; the protein is encoded by the coding sequence GTGAGCGAGACGACCACCGGCAGCGTGACGTGGCTGACCCAGGACGCCTACGACCGGCTGAAGGCCGAGTACGACCGCCTCTCCGGCGAGGGCCGCAGCGAGCTCGCCAAGCGCATCGAGCAGGCCCGCGAGGAGGGCGACCTCAAGGAGAACGCCGGCTACCACGCCGCCAAGGAGGAGCAGGGCAAGCAGGAGCTGCGCATCCGCCAGCTGCGCCACCTGCTCGAGACCGCCCAGGTCGGGGAGGCCCCGAAGTCGGTGGCCGGGGAGGTCACCCTCGGCGCGGTGGTGACCGTCGAGCTGGCCGGCGAGGAGATGCGGTTCCTGCTGGGCAGCCGCGAGATGGGCGACGGCGCCGGCCTGGACGTCTACAGCGAGAAGTCCCCGCTGGGGGCGGCCGTCCTCGGCCGCCAGCCCGGTGAGGACGTGACCTACACCGCCCCCAGCGGCCGGTCGATCCCCGTCCGGATCATCGCCTGCGAGCCGTTCACCGGCTGA